Part of the Lolium rigidum isolate FL_2022 chromosome 6, APGP_CSIRO_Lrig_0.1, whole genome shotgun sequence genome, ggggaccccgatgggatgcgatcaaaggggtagacggcgcggccaacagaactagggtttcttcagaaatcgagcatcggacctagggaatggccccaaaacttgtgtgtgtccacatggcatgcacaaaagtgatttgtgatggttctacatccaatgctaccccccgggtgtgtccggcttctcggacaggggttcctacacttaggcgagtcTGCATGTatatataggggaactccctcggaggtgaaccggagagaaccttgggatcatatgggatgatccttgtttccacatgtacctatgacctaaccaagctcaaatggaggcacacgcccaccgggggaccccgatgggatgcattcaaaggggtagacggcgcggtcaacagaactagggtttcttcagaaatcgagcatcggacctagggaatggccccaaaacttgtgtgtgtccacatggcatgcacaaaagtgatttgtgatggttctacatccaatgctaccccccgggtgtgtccggcttctcggacagggggttcctacacttaggcagattctgcatgtatatataggggggaactccctcggaggtgaaccggagagaaccttgggatcatatgggatgatccttgtttccacatgtacctatgacctaaccaagctcaaatggaggcacacgcccaccgggggacccccgatgggatgcagtcaaaggggtagacggcgcggccaacagaactagggtttcttcagaaatcgagcatcggacctagggaatggccccaaaacttgtgtgtgtccacatggcatgcacaaaagtgatttgtgatggttctacatccaatgctacccctccccgggtgtgtccggcttctcggacagggggttcctacacttaggcagattctgcatgtatatataggggggaactccctcggaggtgaaccggagagaaccttgggatcatatgggatgatccttgtttccacatgtacctatgacctaaccaagctcaaatggaggcacacgcccaccgggggacccccgatgggatgcagtcaaaggggtagacggcgcggtcaacagaactaggcactacaagaaaagttgccatggccgacgaagttgaagtcgcgccgtggttgccNNNNNNNNNNNNNNNNNNNNNNNNNNNNNNNNNNNNNNNNNNNNNNNNNNNNNNNNNNNNNNNNNNNNNNNNNNNNNNNNNNNNNNNNNNNNNNNNNNNNttatcttgatcaagcaggaccaccatatattcggacaccttgtacgaatcatgggtggatcggctctttgagccgattcacaggataacctgagagccgatcgaggctcgtatttaatgtttacgtgtatgccatgcaggaaactaagcgaggcattatccacaccttcctgaccaggtataggtcaggtggcacgcccttgcgatagcatcggacgtgtgaccaggaggctttgcgggccgtcgctctgagggactggggccagccgcagccctagttgttcccggctctactgtgttgcccgtctctgcccgccagggggtttctgacgtcaacagtaacCTGGTTTCAAAAAAGTATATTCACACAAATTATTGTCTGTATTTCTGGGACGTACCATCGGACGTGAGAAAAAAAGATTTATCTCAACATAGAAAAGTTCAAACTTGGACTATTTCTATGTGCAAAGTATTTGTTTCGATGCATAATAATTATCATACGCATAAACCATCTCGATACATAATTTATTATGAACAAATATTACAAAACCACAAGAACTGGTTCAACAAAATATTTCTTCTCGGAGGTTGAATTTAGGTTCAACCAAATACTTCTCATCTAGAAAATCAGGCCATATATATATTACCAATCTGAACTCGAACACATTTGACAAAGATTCTACTGCATGCATGGTCGCTTCTGAGAAAATAGGTCAAAGTACACTGTGGTGCATGATCGTTTGGATCATATGCCGCAACATATAAGTCAAGGCTGCTGAAGTATAACAAGAAGATCTACCTACCAATTGGACGTATCCGGGGAATCAGATGCGTCTTCCATGCACAGCGTGAAACATCCTCTGTTGGAGTTAATTAGACTCTGACCAATGACTGGGTTGGTAGCGCACACGGGTTTTCAATAAGAAAACCACCAATAACCTAAGTCTTTGCTGGCTAATGGCTACGGCTCGACCAATTCTGGCTCGGTGATGCTCACTTCTGACCCCGAGCGTCGTTAATTCAGCGGGGAGGAAGTCTCCTCGTCCTAAGTCTAGCTTAACCGGGATTGACTTATCATTGTTTTTTCAGGATTAATTAAACTAGTAATTAACGATGATGCTAATCACCCTACACGTTCCCATGAAGCCTCACTTAGCTAGGAGGCTGACCATGCACCACCaggttgcatgcatgcatgggctAGCGTGATCGATGAGATCGCAGATAGATCGCCGCCGTTGGTTTTCTGTTGCTGGATTTGATTGGCCCGGTCAGCCATTGCAGACGGCCGTTGTCTTGCGATGCCATATCCGTTGAGGCGTATAAATAGACCGCAACCCATGCTTAGCAAAATCATCCTTCCAGCAAATAGGGAGATAATTACCGGAAATCACTAACTAAGTTTGCAGAGCAATCAAGCGCATGGCAAAGTTTCCCATGGCGGCGACCGTCGTCTGCGCCGTGGTCCTTGCGGCTCTGGCAGCCGCGGCCGGCGGTGAGGCTGCGGTCGTGGAGCACACCTTTGTGGTGTGTACAacatccttttctttttcttgacatGCCGTGAATACAATGTCTGGTTATGTTTCATGTGATTTTCCGACGGTATTGCTTTCAAGTGTAATCCATCCGTTTAAatcactagtagagaaaccccccttttataccggtttgaaagggcctttagtaccggttttggaaccggtactaaagattcgGCACTAAAGGCCTCcatcctttagtaccggttccttacgaaccggtactaaaggtgcccgcggggctggagatctctttttttatttttttttcacaaaaaggctatttcgtttaaatttttttatccattttttttctaattatttttcactcccttttttcataatttctaatatttccgttagtctctaactacacttaatctctagtcaattacttacccttggtcaaacttcccggtcggtcacccatcctcacactactccaacactagcacgcttaactttcgagttcctttccgtcccacttccaagtgcttcgcgcgcatgttgttgatagtagtatcatatcaatcctattaacatgttggtcaatgtgacacttctttattatttgtattgcaaataatttctttaataaacaaaagtaatgatgtaataataatgttgaataaataaataaaattaactttttaatttgtattatttttatatattttttaaacttttaatatttttttgcgaaactttaaacctgaaaatttgaaaatcttataatttgataaaagtaatagtTATTCTGGgaatcaaaaaatcttataattattaattttaattttttaaaaataaaaaatatataaaattctaaagttttggaaaaaacctaaaatcttcctgctttcatattttgatttggaattttgagaatctaaaatttggctaaccgggtaaaccccggtgaattcggatgtaactttttcccacgatgattttgatatattatacgttttttttcgacgtcgtacgcaaaagttcttgcggttttaccattttccaaaacttttttgcaaaaaaagtgaaaattcaaatttgttaattttccccaatactaggttgcataacatacaagaatctgaaaacattttatttttttgaattttctatcattttcatttgtattttacaaagcaaaaaaaggcgatccacggggggggggggtggaggtgcgtggggagcaggaaaaacctttagtaccggttcgtgacacgaaccggtactaaagggtacctttagtaccggttcctgtcacgaaccggtattaaaggtctgtgcagtgcaaccggtactaatgcaccctttagtaccggttcgtaaggaaaccggtactaaagggttggaCGAAagacccctttttctactagtgaatatTGTCTGCTATATTGTAGTATAAATTTTAAAACAAACTAGCAAGTTATTCAAGTCGTACtctctccctccgatccataacacTTGTTGCTAAACCGAGTGAATAGAAACCCTAACATTTATGTAGATTCATGTGATTCAGCGACAAACAATATAGATCCGCGGAAGTACTACTGAGATATACTAAAATTAAAGAGTTCCAATAAACAGAGCAAGATTGCTTTATAGTATATTATTGTGAAGGGTGGAGTACTATATATCTAGTGTCACAGTGTGTGGTCTAGCACTTATAGGACTTGTTTGGATATCCTCTTGACCTGTTTTAACCAACGAATTACCTAATGATGAGCAGGTGCACGAGATGAACCAGACACACCTGTGCAACACGACCAAGATCTACGTGGTGAACGGGCAGCTCCCAGGCCCCACGATCGACATCACCGATGGCGACACGGTGGTCGTCGACGTCGTGAACCGTCTCCCCCACGGCCTCACCATCCACTGGCATGGCGTCCGGCAGATGAGGAGCTGCTGGTCCGACGGCGCTGGCTTCATCACCGAGTGCCCCATCCCTCCCGGCGGCAACCGCGTCTACCGCTTCAACGTCACCGGCCAGGTCGGCACGCTGTGGTGGCACGCCCATGTCACCTGCCTCCGAGCCACCGTTGCCGGAGCCTTCATCATCCGGCCCAAGGGCGGAAGGTACCCGTTCCCAACCCCGACCAAGGACGTGCCCATCATCATCGGCGAGTGGTGGCAGCTCGACCTCATCGAGCTCGACAGGAGGATGAACAGCGGCAACTTCGACGACAACCCGGTAGCGGCGACCATCAATGGTAAGCTCGGCGACCTCGGCAACTGCTCAGGGAAGCCGGAAGAGAGCTTCGTTATCGACGTGGTGCGCGGGAAGACCTACCTGCTGCGTATCTTGAACACGGCACTTTTCTCTGAATACTACTTCAAAGTGGCCGGGCACACGTTCACGGTGGTCGGCGCTGACGGGAACTACCTGAcgccgtacaagacggacatggtgACTGTCGCGCCAGGTGAGGCCATCGACGTGCTCATGGCTGCTGATGCCCCGCCGGCACACTACCACATGGTGGCACTCGCAAACCAGCCACCTGAGCCTGACACCCAGATCCCGGCATATGTCTCCCGTGGCCTCGTCCGCTATGCCGGATCCGACAAAAACAACAACGGGCTTCCTGTGGCGATGCCGCTCATGCCAGACCAGCACAACACCATGCCGTCCTTCTACTTCCACAACAACCTCACCGGCCTCGCCCACCCGGACCGGAATCGCGTCCCCATGCATGTCGACGAGCGCCTCTTCTTCACGCTCGGCCTCGGCTCCATCTGTCGGGGCAATGCGACGTCCTGCAAGCGCCGGAGGAGTCCCGAGAGCATCGTGGTAGCCACCATGAACAACGTCTCCTTCCGCCACCCGACCAACGCGTCCCTCCTAGAGAGGTACTACGAGGGCCGGACGAGTGGTCTCTACACGGAAGACCTCCCCGATCGCCCAGCGCGCCCGTACAACTACACGGACCGTGACTTGATCCCGCTGGGACCACTGGAGGAGGCGCTGGAGCTAAGGGTGGACACGAGCCAGCTCGGGCTGGGCTCGGTTCGAGCCAGTCTTTGGCTCGCTCCAAAACGGCTCGGCTCGGGCTGGCTCGTTTCTCTCTCGAGCTGGAAAAAGGAGCTCGGCTCGAGCTATACGAAAACTCGAGCTGGCTCGGGCTGGCTCGCGAGCCAAACGTCTTAGGTCACTGCCAAGTGGGCCCAATGCCAACGGATGGAGATGGTGAATTCTGGATGCGTCGCCGGTGGATCAACGATGCAGTGGTGACTAAGGATGGCGACGGCAAGGACGGCGGACGTCAGGGCGGGCGCTGGTCTTCTTCCACGCCGGGGGCGGGCACGGGCGCTGGTCTTCTTCCATGCCAGCGGCGGCGCGTGCGGCTCTGTTCTTGGAGAACGAAAGAACGGGATGTGAGGAAAAGTTCGTGAGTCGTGACCTATCCCGTTCGTTGATCTGCTCATGGGCCAGAAAAcagcccactctctctcccttggACTTCCTgtgaattgaaaaaaaaaacctgGTGAGCTTTCGGGCTGGCTCGGGCCGAGCCAGGCGAGTTTTCAGCCCGCCACGGGCCAGAAAAGTAGGCTCGGCTCGGTCTCTGTCTAACGCGGG contains:
- the LOC124665435 gene encoding laccase-19-like — translated: MAKFPMAATVVCAVVLAALAAAAGGEAAVVEHTFVVHEMNQTHLCNTTKIYVVNGQLPGPTIDITDGDTVVVDVVNRLPHGLTIHWHGVRQMRSCWSDGAGFITECPIPPGGNRVYRFNVTGQVGTLWWHAHVTCLRATVAGAFIIRPKGGRYPFPTPTKDVPIIIGEWWQLDLIELDRRMNSGNFDDNPVAATINGKLGDLGNCSGKPEESFVIDVVRGKTYLLRILNTALFSEYYFKVAGHTFTVVGADGNYLTPYKTDMVTVAPGEAIDVLMAADAPPAHYHMVALANQPPEPDTQIPAYVSRGLVRYAGSDKNNNGLPVAMPLMPDQHNTMPSFYFHNNLTGLAHPDRNRVPMHVDERLFFTLGLGSICRGNATSCKRRRSPESIVVATMNNVSFRHPTNASLLERYYEGRTSGLYTEDLPDRPARPYNYTDRDLIPLGPLEEALELRPTIKATKLRRFRYNTSVEIIFQSTALLQSDSNPMHLHGYDFFVLAMGLGNYDPKTDPEKFNYHNPQLRNTVEVPRTGWAAVRFVTDNPGMWYLHCHYEFHIIMGMATAFIVENGPTPETSLPPPPPEFKTCGANVFTQP